From Oenococcus sicerae, the proteins below share one genomic window:
- a CDS encoding polysaccharide pyruvyl transferase family protein has product MSDFFIETQKASVNLPLNGRAKVFMFGVPSYSNMGDQAVSLAERKYFENEFPDYQYIEIMDYDNAAAIKAVQKIITSQDIVAYTGGGNMGSLYTNIEQDRRKVFASFINNLTISFPQSIFFEKTEKGENEKTLSRIAYEKNPNLVLIARDAQSYRKMQKTFKNQVIFTPDMVLYLQAQKFDLKRHDTLFVFRNDGEKVVQEPLIDSIKHMLSDSDSIHQTDTVLASTKQVTPVTREKLFIDELKMFAKQKLIISDRFHAMIFSVLTGTPCLLFGNRYGKGKHAYFDWLENIDWVNYTDEEDLDRIQAEIVKISEAQVHQYNLRPVFKPLHDLIAVR; this is encoded by the coding sequence ATGTCTGATTTTTTTATTGAAACACAAAAAGCAAGTGTGAATTTACCTTTGAATGGTCGAGCAAAAGTTTTCATGTTTGGCGTGCCTAGCTACAGCAACATGGGTGATCAAGCTGTTTCGTTAGCTGAAAGAAAATATTTTGAAAATGAATTTCCAGACTATCAATATATTGAAATCATGGATTACGACAACGCTGCCGCTATTAAGGCTGTTCAGAAAATAATTACGTCGCAGGATATCGTTGCTTATACAGGTGGTGGCAATATGGGTAGCTTGTATACGAATATTGAACAAGATCGCCGTAAGGTATTTGCTAGTTTTATCAACAATTTGACGATTTCTTTTCCACAATCTATTTTTTTTGAAAAAACTGAAAAGGGCGAAAATGAAAAAACCTTAAGCAGAATTGCTTATGAAAAGAATCCTAATCTAGTTTTGATCGCACGCGATGCTCAGAGTTATCGCAAAATGCAGAAGACATTTAAAAACCAGGTTATTTTTACACCTGATATGGTCCTATATTTACAAGCACAAAAATTTGATTTGAAACGGCATGATACTTTATTTGTCTTTAGAAACGATGGTGAAAAGGTTGTGCAAGAGCCATTGATCGATTCGATCAAACACATGCTGTCTGATTCAGACTCGATTCACCAAACTGATACTGTTTTAGCATCAACTAAGCAGGTCACACCAGTTACGCGGGAAAAACTTTTTATTGATGAGCTGAAAATGTTTGCCAAACAAAAATTGATTATTAGCGATCGATTTCATGCGATGATTTTTTCTGTTTTGACTGGCACACCTTGTCTACTGTTTGGCAACCGTTATGGTAAAGGCAAGCATGCTTATTTTGACTGGCTGGAAAATATTGATTGGGTCAACTATACGGATGAGGAAGATCTGGACCGGATTCAAGCGGAAATAGTTAAAATATCTGAAGCTCAAGTTCACCAATACAACTTGCGGCCTGTTTTTAAGCCTTTGCACGATCTGATCGCGGTTAGATAA
- a CDS encoding NAD(P)H-dependent oxidoreductase: MKTILVFDHPYTLSASHNKEHNRSYSAALAQQAINDLQAAGHSVDIIDLQADHFDPVIRKQDLLNWRTKDFVDPISQDYFERLKIADEIIFVFPIWWEMMPAMTKGFIDKVFAKGQIKEIAGHRILLPNKTRIRVLTAIGTPNTIYRWHYGDPVGKMLKRGVFGKMGIKDFKIVNFNAEDRNAKQRNNDLKKIKAIIL; encoded by the coding sequence ATGAAAACAATTCTTGTATTTGACCATCCATATACACTCTCAGCTAGCCATAATAAAGAACACAATCGCTCCTATTCAGCTGCCCTTGCACAACAAGCAATCAATGACTTGCAAGCTGCCGGCCATAGCGTTGATATCATTGATCTGCAAGCCGATCATTTTGATCCCGTGATTAGAAAACAGGATTTGCTCAATTGGCGAACAAAAGACTTTGTTGATCCAATAAGCCAGGACTACTTTGAGCGGCTCAAAATTGCTGACGAAATTATTTTCGTTTTCCCTATTTGGTGGGAAATGATGCCGGCTATGACAAAGGGATTTATTGATAAGGTATTCGCTAAAGGACAGATAAAAGAGATCGCCGGCCATCGCATCCTGCTTCCAAACAAAACTAGGATCCGTGTTTTAACAGCCATCGGTACCCCGAATACAATTTATAGGTGGCATTATGGCGACCCGGTCGGCAAAATGCTAAAACGCGGCGTTTTTGGCAAAATGGGAATCAAAGATTTTAAAATCGTCAATTTTAATGCTGAAGATCGCAATGCAAAACAAAGAAACAATGATTTAAAAAAAATCAAAGCAATTATTTTATAA
- a CDS encoding MarR family winged helix-turn-helix transcriptional regulator: protein MDHLQKINHELRRYRDYDNTKRIRLFLLKNDVTDLSRFAASLSISDLDVLSTVAHYRDSRISEIVDHLSLTQGAVSKIVNKLSGLRLIEKYHQPNNKKDTYLKVTTVGDRVHTLHAEYHKEMDQQLCDFSKHFTDEQLVLVGNFLSSVNHIREGT from the coding sequence ATGGATCATTTACAAAAAATAAACCATGAACTTCGCCGTTATCGAGATTACGACAACACAAAAAGAATCAGACTTTTTTTATTAAAAAACGACGTCACTGATTTATCCCGATTTGCGGCATCGCTTTCGATTTCTGACTTAGATGTTTTAAGCACAGTTGCTCATTATCGTGATTCGCGAATCTCAGAAATTGTCGATCATTTATCTTTGACCCAAGGCGCGGTTTCAAAAATAGTTAACAAACTTTCTGGGCTTCGATTGATTGAAAAATATCATCAGCCTAATAATAAAAAGGACACCTATCTAAAAGTCACGACGGTTGGCGATAGAGTCCATACTTTGCATGCAGAGTATCACAAAGAAATGGATCAGCAGTTATGCGATTTTTCCAAACATTTCACTGATGAACAGCTGGTCCTGGTTGGCAATTTTTTATCCTCGGTCAACCATATTCGTGAAGGAACCTAG
- the kdsA gene encoding 3-deoxy-8-phosphooctulonate synthase: protein MTEKISSVFKDFAFKDSQLTLLAGPCAIESYDTCAQVAEKLKEITNRLHINYVFKSSFDKANRSSSESNRGSGLEAGLTILEKIKKDFDLPIVTDVHESYQCEPVSQVADVLQIPAFLSRQTDLLLAAAKTGKVVNIKKGQFMAPEDIKSATEKISPITSKILVTERGTTFGYHRLVVDMTGLITMREAGFPVIFDATHAVQIPSAYGGHSGGLRDYVFPLMRAALSVGVDGIFAEVHPNPPKAISDADNQLYLSKIEAILETANQIFQENLASKEARAADGLL from the coding sequence ATGACAGAAAAAATTTCTAGTGTTTTCAAGGATTTCGCTTTCAAAGATTCGCAATTGACTTTATTGGCTGGTCCGTGTGCGATAGAATCTTACGATACCTGTGCTCAAGTAGCGGAAAAATTAAAAGAAATTACAAATCGTTTGCACATTAATTATGTTTTTAAATCTTCTTTTGACAAAGCTAATCGCAGTTCTTCGGAGTCGAATCGTGGTAGCGGTCTTGAGGCTGGTCTTACGATCCTGGAAAAAATTAAAAAGGATTTTGATCTGCCGATCGTGACTGATGTTCACGAGTCCTATCAGTGCGAGCCCGTCAGTCAGGTAGCTGACGTGTTGCAAATTCCAGCTTTTTTGAGTCGACAAACGGATTTATTGTTAGCTGCTGCTAAAACTGGCAAAGTCGTCAATATTAAAAAAGGTCAATTTATGGCACCAGAAGATATTAAATCGGCGACTGAAAAAATTTCGCCAATAACTTCTAAGATATTAGTCACTGAGAGAGGAACAACTTTCGGTTATCATCGACTAGTTGTTGATATGACCGGTCTGATCACGATGCGGGAAGCTGGTTTTCCGGTCATCTTCGATGCAACACATGCGGTTCAGATCCCTAGCGCCTATGGCGGCCATTCCGGTGGTCTGCGGGATTACGTTTTCCCATTAATGCGAGCCGCTTTATCTGTTGGTGTTGATGGTATCTTCGCTGAAGTTCATCCAAACCCGCCCAAAGCGATTTCGGATGCAGATAATCAACTTTATTTAAGCAAAATTGAAGCAATATTGGAAACAGCCAATCAGATCTTCCAAGAAAATTTGGCTAGCAAAGAAGCGAGGGCGGCTGATGGCTTACTTTGA
- a CDS encoding redoxin domain-containing protein has product MNYINTQLADFEVNAYQKGEVKKVSKKDVLGKWSIFFFYPADFSFVCPTELGDLQDHYDAFKKANAEIYSVSEDSEFVHKAWSEATDTIGKIQYPMLADPAGKLARFFDVLDEDAGQAFRGVFIIDPEGKIKSYTINDMGIGRNAEEILRTLEAAEFVALHGDKVCPANWHPGDDTISPSLDLVGKI; this is encoded by the coding sequence ATGAACTATATCAACACGCAATTAGCAGATTTTGAAGTGAACGCTTATCAGAAAGGCGAGGTCAAAAAGGTCTCAAAAAAAGATGTGCTTGGCAAATGGTCGATTTTTTTCTTTTATCCAGCAGATTTTTCATTTGTTTGCCCAACCGAATTAGGTGATCTGCAAGATCATTACGATGCTTTTAAAAAGGCCAATGCTGAAATTTATTCAGTTTCGGAAGACAGCGAATTTGTGCATAAAGCTTGGTCTGAAGCGACGGACACGATAGGAAAAATTCAGTATCCAATGTTGGCAGATCCAGCCGGGAAACTGGCACGATTCTTTGATGTTCTTGATGAAGATGCTGGTCAAGCATTTCGTGGCGTTTTCATCATTGATCCGGAAGGCAAAATCAAATCTTATACGATCAATGACATGGGTATCGGCCGCAATGCTGAGGAAATTCTGCGGACTTTAGAAGCAGCTGAATTCGTTGCACTGCATGGTGACAAAGTCTGCCCGGCTAATTGGCATCCTGGTGATGATACGATTTCACCAAGTTTGGATCTTGTTGGCAAGATTTAA
- a CDS encoding KpsF/GutQ family sugar-phosphate isomerase codes for MAYFEIARDVFAQESAELVKVAARLDEHFDQLVDLINQTSGRVIFIGIGKSQIIAEKISASFSSISVSSFTVDAGTAYHGDLGRVSQDDLVIFVSNSGETQEVVQTLFALQTIFPKGLNTVSLTGNTRSTLAVNTNLTFDVGVTKEVDVTGLAPTASTTATLVFGDALLLALEKSRSFNRNQFALYHPGGSIGRLLLQRVKHVMHSKIPYVNEDTPINDVIYQISDYGIGMTLVKDKKTGKAIGIVTDGDIRKKFLSVQSVKKSVAADYMTKGFISINQEKRNKAAWQLMASHDVSNLVVLDNDENVVGIATIHDVL; via the coding sequence ATGGCTTACTTTGAGATTGCGCGCGATGTATTTGCTCAAGAATCTGCTGAATTGGTTAAAGTAGCTGCTCGTTTAGACGAGCATTTTGATCAGCTGGTTGATCTGATTAATCAGACGAGCGGACGTGTGATCTTCATCGGTATTGGTAAATCACAAATCATTGCTGAAAAAATTTCAGCGTCTTTCTCTTCGATTTCTGTCTCAAGTTTTACCGTTGATGCGGGCACAGCTTATCATGGCGATCTTGGTCGCGTTTCACAAGATGATCTTGTGATTTTTGTGTCCAATAGTGGTGAAACGCAAGAAGTGGTGCAGACACTTTTTGCATTACAAACGATTTTTCCTAAAGGTCTCAATACGGTTTCGTTAACCGGCAACACGCGATCTACTTTAGCTGTGAATACGAATTTAACCTTTGACGTTGGTGTTACTAAAGAGGTCGACGTTACGGGTCTGGCACCGACGGCTTCAACGACTGCGACCTTGGTTTTCGGGGATGCACTTTTGCTTGCTTTGGAAAAAAGCCGGTCCTTTAATCGTAATCAGTTTGCTTTGTATCATCCAGGAGGCTCGATCGGGCGCCTGCTGCTTCAAAGAGTTAAACATGTGATGCATAGTAAAATCCCTTATGTCAATGAGGATACACCTATCAACGATGTTATCTATCAGATCAGTGATTACGGCATCGGTATGACTTTGGTCAAAGACAAAAAAACAGGTAAAGCAATTGGAATTGTGACTGATGGTGATATCAGAAAAAAATTCTTGTCAGTTCAATCGGTCAAAAAATCAGTTGCTGCTGATTATATGACGAAAGGATTTATTAGTATTAATCAAGAAAAACGCAATAAAGCAGCTTGGCAGCTCATGGCTAGTCATGATGTTTCTAATTTAGTTGTTTTGGATAATGATGAAAATGTTGTCGGCATTGCAACGATTCATGATGTGCTGTGA